One part of the Trichoplusia ni isolate ovarian cell line Hi5 chromosome 2, tn1, whole genome shotgun sequence genome encodes these proteins:
- the LOC113501105 gene encoding uncharacterized protein LOC113501105 isoform X2: MAKTYATLFLVLVFTLEVVFCDDSKNNTTAVPETTTASVPSNTSTPGMTTTTTAAPTSTTPQTAIEDFAEMLKNLPNTVMNAWANGAQAVERMVNILFHSLFPKE; encoded by the exons ATGGCGAAGACGTACGCGACGCTGTTCCTTGTGTTGGTATTTACGTTAGAGGTTGTGTTTTGTGATGATAGCAAAAATAATACGACAGCGGTGCCTGAGACCACTACAGCTTCAGTGCCTTCGAATACCAGCACTCCTGGAATGACTACAACAACAACTGCTGCACCTACGAGTACAACACCACAAACG GCCATAGAAGATTTTGCTGAGATGTTAAAGAATCTGCCGAATACTGTGATGAATGCTTGGGCTAAC GGAGCACAAGCAGTAGAGAGAATGGTGAACATATTATTTCATAGTTTATTTCCAAAAGAGTAA
- the LOC113501105 gene encoding uncharacterized protein LOC113501105 isoform X1, translated as MAKTYATLFLVLVFTLEVVFCDDSKNNTTAVPETTTASVPSNTSTPGMTTTTTAAPTSTTPQTAIEDFAEMLKNLPNTVMNAWANVSMKLLYLQLSSKLKIILNKIT; from the exons ATGGCGAAGACGTACGCGACGCTGTTCCTTGTGTTGGTATTTACGTTAGAGGTTGTGTTTTGTGATGATAGCAAAAATAATACGACAGCGGTGCCTGAGACCACTACAGCTTCAGTGCCTTCGAATACCAGCACTCCTGGAATGACTACAACAACAACTGCTGCACCTACGAGTACAACACCACAAACG GCCATAGAAGATTTTGCTGAGATGTTAAAGAATCTGCCGAATACTGTGATGAATGCTTGGGCTAACGTGAGTATGAAACTATTGTATCTACAACTCagttcaaaactaaaaataatcttaaataaaataacataa